The Sphingobacteriales bacterium genome has a segment encoding these proteins:
- a CDS encoding T9SS type A sorting domain-containing protein: MKKLSVLFFAVLLINTCFSQQLAPTVIASAGKDLVAGEYRLSFTVGELAVTTLRSGSFILTQGFQQPPNLYLSDITNHLPDNLTINAYPNPTTDFVHVNLTGEGEFSNINILVYNNLGQIVNIKFETIPNTSGITFIIDLTSLSRGNYFVRIYSPEKSASLAEFKVIKIN, encoded by the coding sequence ATGAAAAAACTATCGGTATTATTTTTTGCTGTTCTCCTAATAAATACATGCTTTTCGCAGCAGTTGGCACCTACTGTCATTGCCTCTGCAGGAAAAGATCTGGTAGCCGGAGAATACAGACTTTCGTTTACGGTCGGGGAACTGGCAGTAACCACTCTCAGGTCGGGATCATTCATCCTTACTCAGGGATTTCAGCAGCCCCCCAATCTTTATTTATCAGATATTACCAATCATCTTCCGGACAACCTGACCATCAATGCCTATCCCAATCCAACCACCGACTTTGTTCATGTAAACCTGACCGGAGAAGGGGAATTTTCAAACATTAATATTTTGGTTTACAATAATTTAGGTCAGATAGTAAATATTAAATTTGAAACTATACCCAATACATCAGGAATCACTTTCATTATTGATCTGACCTCATTAAGCAGAGGAAATTATTTTGTCAGAATTTATTCCCCGGAAAAATCAGCCTCTTTGGCTGAATTTAAAGTCATTAAAATCAACTAA
- a CDS encoding PorP/SprF family type IX secretion system membrane protein gives MKNIGISLFFLLVAGTMVFGQSLPLTNQYLINKYSLSPSYAGSGDLVNIFAGYRNQWTGIKGAPLTRRLSISSPLWPNVGVGGEVISDQAGFFNRLYLSLSYAYHLKLADEHTLSFGLAGKFIEHSIDLTNSVIDDINDPIIQNRITQSESAFNAGASLLYQFKGLNIGAASPFIMRNKSRYNYENNIDQYLLQRHFLFHASYDFIINDNFGIEPFAIFRLTQYAPVNYEFAALFKYKGQYWLGASYRREGALGISAGLNLNNLMVLNYTYELLGTNKMTGYSNGTHEINLGVFIGKGIKKMKKDILNLTEKSDSLAKVAATTQNDLKKAKEEHAKDKEKMTAKLDLLQQRLEELELEMANVKTLAEEQQASKQKEIDEELADIEKKLKEVGGQFFVVVEAFKIPENARKAIELWALKGLEVKMIYNEVRDFYYIYVGKYATYNDALKVKNTLKENGIFGWIYLWK, from the coding sequence ATGAAAAACATAGGCATTTCATTATTCTTTTTGCTGGTGGCAGGCACGATGGTTTTCGGACAGAGTCTTCCGCTGACCAATCAATATCTCATCAATAAATACTCCCTTTCTCCATCCTATGCAGGAAGTGGTGATCTGGTGAATATTTTTGCCGGATACAGGAATCAGTGGACGGGAATAAAGGGAGCTCCTCTGACCCGCAGGCTGAGTATTTCTTCTCCGCTCTGGCCAAATGTTGGCGTTGGCGGTGAAGTGATTTCCGATCAGGCTGGTTTTTTCAACAGGCTTTATTTATCCCTGTCTTATGCATACCACCTGAAACTGGCGGATGAACATACCCTCAGTTTTGGCCTTGCCGGTAAGTTTATCGAACACAGCATCGACCTCACCAATTCGGTTATTGACGATATCAACGACCCGATAATTCAAAACCGTATCACTCAGAGTGAATCGGCTTTTAATGCAGGAGCATCTCTCCTCTACCAGTTTAAAGGATTGAACATTGGAGCTGCTTCTCCGTTTATCATGAGAAATAAGAGCCGTTATAACTATGAAAACAATATTGACCAGTACCTGCTCCAACGTCATTTTCTGTTTCATGCTTCCTATGATTTCATTATCAACGATAATTTTGGCATTGAACCTTTTGCTATCTTCAGGCTGACCCAGTATGCCCCTGTCAATTATGAATTTGCTGCATTATTCAAATACAAAGGTCAATATTGGCTTGGGGCTTCCTACCGCAGGGAAGGTGCATTGGGGATCAGTGCAGGACTCAACCTGAACAATCTGATGGTATTAAACTACACCTATGAGCTTCTCGGCACCAATAAGATGACCGGATATTCCAACGGTACCCATGAAATCAACCTGGGCGTATTCATCGGCAAAGGCATAAAGAAAATGAAAAAAGACATACTTAACCTGACCGAAAAATCAGACAGCCTGGCAAAGGTAGCCGCCACCACCCAGAACGACCTGAAAAAAGCAAAAGAAGAACATGCCAAGGATAAGGAAAAGATGACAGCCAAACTCGATTTGCTTCAGCAACGCCTCGAAGAGCTTGAACTCGAAATGGCAAACGTAAAAACCCTTGCCGAAGAGCAACAGGCCTCCAAGCAAAAAGAAATAGATGAAGAGCTGGCAGACATTGAGAAAAAGCTGAAAGAAGTTGGCGGACAGTTTTTCGTAGTGGTCGAAGCTTTCAAAATACCTGAAAATGCTAGAAAAGCCATAGAATTATGGGCACTCAAAGGACTCGAAGTCAAAATGATTTACAACGAAGTCCGCGACTTTTACTATATTTATGTGGGCAAATATGCCACCTACAACGATGCCCTGAAAGTGAAAAATACACTTAAAGAAAACGGAATTTTTGGCTGGATATATCTTTGGAAATAA